GTTATTTAAATCTTTGTTATCCTGCGACAGACTACTATTCGTACGTATAGAATCCGCGTCCAGTTTTCTTGCCGAGCCAGCCTGCTTTTACATATTTGCGAAGAAGCGGACATGGACGGTATTTGTCATCCCCCAGTCCCTCTTGCAATGTCTCCATAATGTACAGGCATGTATCCAAGCCGATAAAATCAGCCAGCGTCAACGGCCCCATTGGGTGATTCATTCCAAGCTTCATCACTTCGTCAATAGCTTCCTTCGTTGCCACGCCCTCATATAACGTAAAAATCGCTTCGTTGATCATCGGCATCAGCACCCGATTAGATACAAACCCTGGAAAATCATTGACCTCAACTGGCACTTTACTTAATGTTTTCGTCATCTCTTCAATCACTTGATAGACTTCATCAGCTGTTGCCAAACCGCGGATAATTTCAACCAGCTTCATAACAGGGACCGGATTCATAAAATGCATGCCGATGACTTTTTCCGGGCGTTTGGTGGCGGCTGCAATTTCCGTGATTGGCAGTGAAGACGTATTGCTTGCCAAAATGGTATGTGCCGGCGCAATTTCATCTAATTGAGCAAAAATGTTCGTCTTGATTTCCATATTTTCAACAGCTGCTTCAATGACTAGATCAACGCCGCTTGCATCTGATAGATTAGTAGATGCTGTAAGACGGTTTAAGGTCCCCTGCTTTTCTTCAGCAGTCATCCTGCCTTTTTCCACATTGCGGGATAGATTTTTATTGATTACGCCCAATCCGCGTTCAACAAATTCCTCTTTTAAATCATTTAATAAAACTTGATACCCTGCTTGGGCACAAACTTGGGCAATCCCCGAGCCCATTTGCCCTGCCCCGATTACCATCACTTTTAAAATGTTCATGATTTCCCCTCCAATTGCAGCGTTTAGTTTGGTCTACTTACGATTTTTATTTACAAAAACTGATATTTGCGACTTCCACGATTTTATTGGCGCTTTTATCGGGGAATACAAAAAGTCTAAGCCTTTGGCACTTCAATCAGGATCGCGTCGCCTTGGCCGCCTCCGCTGCATATGGCCGCAATTCCAAAGCCTCCGCCTCGGCGCTTCAACTCATGAATTAAGGTAATGATAATGCGCGCGCCGCTTGCGCCGATTGGGTGCCCGAGGGCAACCGCACCGCCATTTACATTCACCTTTTCAGGATCAAGCCCTGCTATTTGTCCGCTTGCCAGGGCCACCGCGGCAAAAGCTTCATTGATTTCAAATAGGTCAATATCCGCAAGTTTTTTCCCGCTCTTTCGTAAAAGCTCATTGATGACAAGACCTGGTGTTTGCGGAAAGTCTTTCGCCTCGACAGCAATCGCGGCTTGACCAACGATCACAGCTTCCACCTTGCGTCCTTCCCGAATAGCACGATCCTCACTCATGAGCACGAGAGCACCTGCACCGTCATTTACCCCAGGGGCATTACCTGCCGTGATGGTTCCTTCACCGTTAAAGGCCGGTCCGAGTTTTGCCAATTTTTCCAAAGAGGTGTCTTTCCTTGGCGCTTCGTCATGCTCAATTACCATTGGCACACCTTTTTTCTGTGGCACCTCAACCGCGATAATTTCCTCGGCAAACTTGCCGCTTTCAATCGCTTCGATCGCCCGTTGATGGCTTCTGAAAGCCCACTCGTCCTGTGCTTCACGGCTGATGTCGAGCTCTTCTGCCGTTGAATTCCCGTATGTTCCCATGTGAACACCGGTAAAACTGCAGCTTAAGCCGTCATGAATCATCAAGTCCTGTACCGAAGCATTCCCCATGCGTAACCCCCATCTAGCTTTCGGCAAAATATACGGCGCATTGCTCATCGATTCCATACCGCCGGCAACTATCACTTCTTCATCACCTAAACGAATGATTTGGTCCGCGAGTGTTACACTTCGTAACCCTGATGCACAAACTTTGTTTATGGTCTCCGTTTTGACATTCCAAGGTAACCCGGCTTCTCTGGCAGCCTGACGTGAAGGAATCTGTCCCTGCCCCCCTTGTAAAACGGTTCCAAAAATAACTTCCTGAACATCCTCTAGTGCGACCTCTGCTCGCTTAAGCGCTTCCTTTATGGCTACTCCTCCAAGCTGTGCGGCCGTAAAACCGCTTAAACCGCCGCCAAATTTTCCAAACGGCGTTCTCACCCCACTCAAAATTACCGTTCTCCCCATGCAAAACACTCTCCCTTTTCCCATTTTTTAGTCCTATTTTTAAAAAGCAAGCCTTTCATGAGCGACTGAACGCTCGCTCAATGCTCGGCTAAAAACAAGCGCAGACCGCAGGTTCCATGCAATCGCCCAAGTCAACATATACCCCAAAAACTAAAAATGAAAGCGTTTTATTTTCTATTTCATTTTACACAAAAAACAGCAGAAGTTGAATTATTAAACACAAAATTCCTAAAATTTTTTGAATTCGTGAAATAATTAACTTCTGCTATTCATGATCATGCGGATTTTCTAAGAGGCGGCATTCGCGGGCTCGCCGCAAATAGCTTTCTCTAAGAGTTCAGCGACATCATAAGTGGATATCGTATCTTCTACTTCTTTTGCTTTTGTTCCGTCAGACAGCATTGTTAAGCAGTATGGACATGCAGAACTGATAACGGTTGAATGTGTTTCAAGTGCCTGCTCGGTTCTGGCTACGTTAATGCGCTGGCCTGTATCTTCCTCCATCCACATTAATCCTCCACCTGCACCGCAGCACATAGCTTTGTCGTGATTACGTTCCATTTCTATCAATTTCACGCCTGGAATGGCTTTTAATATTTCCCTTGGCGGATCGTATACATCGTTGTAACGTCCGAGGTAGCAGGAATCATGGAAAGTAATCGTTTCGTTCACCGCATGCTTCGGAACAAGGCGCCCTTCTTTTACAAGCTGATACAAAATTTCCGTGTGGTGATACACTTCAGCTTCCAATCCAAAATCAGGATATTCATTTTTAAAAATATTATAGGCATGCGGGTCTGTTGTAATAATCTTCTTAACCCCTGCATCCTGAATTTCCTCAATATTTTTAGCAGCGAGATCTTGAAACAAGAACTCGTTACCAAGACGGCGTGCAGTGTCTCCGGAATTCTTTTCTTTGTTGCCAAGAATGGCGAATTTCACTCCCGCCTCATTTAGCAGCTTCGCAAATGATAGGGCAATTTTTTGGCTGCGATTATCATATGAACCCATAGA
Above is a genomic segment from Neobacillus endophyticus containing:
- a CDS encoding acetyl-CoA C-acetyltransferase; its protein translation is MGRTVILSGVRTPFGKFGGGLSGFTAAQLGGVAIKEALKRAEVALEDVQEVIFGTVLQGGQGQIPSRQAAREAGLPWNVKTETINKVCASGLRSVTLADQIIRLGDEEVIVAGGMESMSNAPYILPKARWGLRMGNASVQDLMIHDGLSCSFTGVHMGTYGNSTAEELDISREAQDEWAFRSHQRAIEAIESGKFAEEIIAVEVPQKKGVPMVIEHDEAPRKDTSLEKLAKLGPAFNGEGTITAGNAPGVNDGAGALVLMSEDRAIREGRKVEAVIVGQAAIAVEAKDFPQTPGLVINELLRKSGKKLADIDLFEINEAFAAVALASGQIAGLDPEKVNVNGGAVALGHPIGASGARIIITLIHELKRRGGGFGIAAICSGGGQGDAILIEVPKA
- a CDS encoding 3-hydroxybutyryl-CoA dehydrogenase, which produces MNILKVMVIGAGQMGSGIAQVCAQAGYQVLLNDLKEEFVERGLGVINKNLSRNVEKGRMTAEEKQGTLNRLTASTNLSDASGVDLVIEAAVENMEIKTNIFAQLDEIAPAHTILASNTSSLPITEIAAATKRPEKVIGMHFMNPVPVMKLVEIIRGLATADEVYQVIEEMTKTLSKVPVEVNDFPGFVSNRVLMPMINEAIFTLYEGVATKEAIDEVMKLGMNHPMGPLTLADFIGLDTCLYIMETLQEGLGDDKYRPCPLLRKYVKAGWLGKKTGRGFYTYE